One segment of Schistocerca nitens isolate TAMUIC-IGC-003100 chromosome 3, iqSchNite1.1, whole genome shotgun sequence DNA contains the following:
- the LOC126249482 gene encoding uncharacterized protein LOC126249482, protein MSCEIDTDMLIAEVEGRPHLWDPSHGDYKNRKMRLKAWLDVCANIIFGFEGLNEADQKKCVDKVQTRWKTARDAYFKSLTRIKQTRSGSAATKRPKYIYHEQLHFLDHLRVAPTESNFDSVSVVQDNLYNNNALAENSRDEPSEEQTDDVRLNFNTEKQSFQRKRPIKNTTFEDNLLTLLKDGKEKEEDDDRAIFVSLLPSVKTLNIDQKLLFRTQVLQLLMSIKHTNQANLNIHPPAPISSFQYPPTSFTYAPPSISQQHPNQSMPYREDPSVQTQVATRHPSPAQSTSSSSWEML, encoded by the exons atgtctTGTGAAATCGATACAGACATGTTAATTGCCGAAGTTGAAGGAAGGCCTCACCTATGGGATCCATCGCATGGGGACTACAAGAACCGTAAAATGCGATTGAAGGCGTGGCTAGACGTCTGTGCAAATATAATATTCGGCTTTGAAGGTCTGAACGAGGCAGATCAGAAAAAGTGTG TTGACAAGGTCCAGACGAGATGGAAAACTGCACGGGATGCCTATTTTAAAAGCCTCACTAGAATAAAGCAAACGAGGTCCGGATCAGCAGCAACTAAGAGACCAAAATACATCTACCATGAGCAGTTACACTTTCTTGACCATCTCCGAGTTGCACCGACAGAGAGTAACTTTGACTCAGTATCGGTCGTGCAAGATAATCTGTATAACAACAATGCACTCGCAGAAAACAGTCGAGACGAACCCTCTGAAGAACAAACCGATGATGTCCGACTGAATTTCAACACCGAAAAACAATCCTTCCAGAGGAAGAGGCCTATCAAGaacacaacatttgaagataatttacttacattattaaaaGATGGTAAGGAAAAAGAGGAAGACGACGACCGAGCAATCTTTGTTTCGCTGTTGCCCTCTGTGAAGACATTAAATATTGATCAGAAGCTATTATTTCGTACTCAGGTACTTCAACTGCTTATGTCGATTAAGCACACAAATCAGGCTAATTTAAACATACACCCCCCAGCTCCCATCAGCTCTTTCCAGTATCCACCGACCTCTTTTACCTACGCCCCACCTTCAATATCCCAACAGCATCCTAACCAATCAATGCCGTACCGCGAGGATCCGTCCGTACAGACACAAGTTGCGACTCGCCATCCCTCTCCAGCCCAATcaacgtcatcatcatcttgggagatgttataa